The DNA region GCTTTCCTACCAAAGGCTATGATAGGTCTTGGAAGGATAGGCAATGAGAAGCATCTCCTCGTGGTACTAATTGGTCCTAAAGAAGGGGGTCAGGTAAACAGAATTTACGTACCAAAAGCGGGAATAGTGGTTTTAGAGGCAACGGATGAGCAAACGCTCTTTGTGGAGGTTTTGCTATTAAAGTCAATAATAAACTCTCAAGTCCAGCCCGTGACTACTCAAGGCTGATTATATCCTTTAGCATTTCCCTATTTTTTGGATCTTCAACGATAGTCAAAACCTCGTCCTTGCTCTTAAAGGGCCTCTTTGAGAGGATTTTTACTACTCTCTTCTTTCCTATCCCCGGCAGATAACTGAGAACTTTTGAGCTCTCTTTGTTCACGTTTATAGGTATTGGAATTCCTGTTATACTCCTAAATCCATGTCCCACTATCAAGACATCATAAAAACGGTTTAGCTCGATTTCTTTTGGAATCCCCACTATTAGAGGATAGCTCCCTATTTGACGTCCGTAAGTTAATCCGTTGTCATAAACCTCTGCTCTAACATCTCTCAAAATCGTCCCTACGGGGACTAGTCTTTTTAACATTGGAAAGTCAATCTCGTGCCTTATTTTATACTTGTAGTGTTTGGTGAGCGCTTTGTGCTTTTCGGTCTTTACTTTCTCCCTCAGGTACCACAAAGGAGTGCCCGGAAAGACTACAACCTGCCTTATGTTTATCCTTCTCACCAAGAGTCCATCATCTAAGAGGCGCTTTAAAAATTGGAACGTTATTTCATAGCTTTTCTTAGTCTCTCCTGGAAGCCCAAAGAGAATATTTATTCCCGGGAGCAGCCAGGGCATTCCATTATAGCTCCTCTTAGCCCCAACCTCGTTTAGGATTTTAACAGCTTCGTACGTCTCATCAGCGGTGGCATTAAGATTGTTCTTCTTCGCTACCTTTGGATCTGCACTCTCAAGGCCAAAGGCAACGACATTGCCAGGTGTGCCGTACTTTATGAGGGCTTTGGCTATTCTTGTGCTTTCCTCGGGATAGTTTGCTATTACCGCCGGGTTTGCGTTATCAACGTGTAGAGTTTTAACATCTGGGGCGACGCTCCTTATGCCTTTAAAGAGCTTCTCTAGTGCATCGGGATTCGGGATTGGGACTCTTCCGTTTGGTTTTGCCATATATGAAAAGATGCAGCTCTGTCTGCCGATTCTAAAGTGCACAACTCCTAACTTGTAGAGAGCTTCAACTTCTTTTACTATGTCCTCAATGGGCCTGTCCGCGATGAGTTTGTACCTCAAAGGCTCTGTACAAAAAGAGCATCCTCCAATTCCCGCCGCCTTAGGGCATCCTCTCTGAGTCTCGATTTCCACTATAACAAAGTTTGGATAATCCGGGAACTGCTTAACCACTTCAGCTCCTAAAAGAGCATAGTCTTTAAGCTCTTCATAAGTCCTAAAGCGGAAGGGATTGGCATCTTTAGGGTTGGTTAGGTAGTCGTAGAGAAAAGCTTCCAAATCCCCATAAGCTATGTAATCGAAAATTTGATTGGCTAGCATGAGCTCTCTTGACCCTATCTTAGTTCCTCCTTCGTGAGCAGAGCCCATAAAAGCTGGCCCGCCCAAAATCTTGACGCCTTCAAAAGGTTTTAGAAACTTAGCTACCTCCTCAACTTGAGAAGGAACCGCGGATAGGTATTTCCCAGGTGTATGCAAACCTCCTATGTAAATTATCAACTCTGCTTTTTGGAGAATTTCTTTAGTTTTAAATACATTTGGAGTCTTGTTTCTCGTCTTTATCCCGTGCTCACCCTCAAACGTAAATCTCAAGTCATCAATGGTCAAATAAAAGACATTAGCCTTAGGATTAGCCTTCTTTATTGCCCCATAGGCATAGCGGGGGTATATTCCTAAGTAAGGAGGCACTCCAAGGCCAGCCGGCTCATCTGTGTAACCATCAATTATAGCGACTATCATGATATCACCTTAAAGTTGGAGCTTAAAAATTCAGCGGAAATAGTTAGTGCAAAACTCTCTAAGCCTCGATAATCCCATTTTCCTTCAAAAACTCCTCAATTTCCTTGATATCTATTATGTCTAAGTGGAAAACCCGCTTCTTGGCATGAGGGACTCTGTCAAAGATTTTTCTAACCTTTTTAAACTCTTCCTTTGTTAGGCCGAACATGTGGTATGAGTCCTTCAATGCTTTGGATGCTATTTTGCGCTTGTGCTGAAAGAGGGCCTTAACTAGGTTTTCATTTAAAATTATTTGCTCCTTTTTTGGCTTTGGCTCCATAATTATGACAGCTGAATCAACTTTGGGCTTGGGATAAAATGCCCCCTTCCCAATACGCTCCACGAGCGCAGCGTTGGCTTTCGCTTGAACCATTACGGATAAGCGGGAGTAGTTCTTATCCCCTGGCTTTGCCACCATCCTTTGGGCAAATTCGAGCTGATATATTAGAACGGCCTTCTTAAAGTCGTACTTTAAAAATTTGAAAGTTATTGGGGATGAAATTTGGTATGGAAGATTTGAAACTATCTTATCAAAAGGAGGAAACTCAATTTTTAAAGCATCTGCATTGATAATTTCGACGTTACTCCACTTATACTCGTTTTTTAGGATTTCAATTACTCGCGAGTCTTTTTCTATTGCATATACCTTTTTCGCCACCCTGCTCAGTTCGTCAGTTAAAACACCCAAACCAGGGCCAATCTCTAGAACAGTCTCGTTCTCTTTTATCTCGGCTCGCTCAACTTCACGTTTAATAATATCTTCAACTATCAAGAAGTTTTGCCCTAAATCTGTGTTTGGCCTTATTCCATATTTGGAGAGGAGCTCAAAAACTCTGGGATTGAGCATAAAAATCACCAAAAAAGAAATCATGCGCGGAAGAGCCTGTTATGCCCCACGAAAAGCCTGTATTTGTCCTTTCCTTCGATTTCGTCTAAGATTCTCTTTGATATCATCTTTATTGGGTCTGGCAGTCCTTTGACCCTGTGCTTTAGGTCATCAAAACTCTCGAAGGGTTTGACCTTCCTCTGTTCTAGTATCTCCCACATGTGCTTTTTACCTATTCCCGGCAGGAGCTCTAAGCTGTGCAGCCTGTTAGTTATGGGGGGCGCCATATTGAAGAACTTAATAAAACGCTCTTCATTGTTCTTAACTATCTCTTCCACCACATAGTGTAGCTCTGCTTTAGCCGTAGGTGTTAAGTCATCGAAGTGAATTTTTCTATTTATTTTGAGAATTTTATCTCTAACTCCTTTTCCTATGAACACTCTCTCATAGAGCATCAAATCTGTTTTGGGTACAACTTCAAGAAGGGTAAATGCCTTTTCGCCTATAACTTGGGCTAACGGCTCCTTCTCGATAACTCTGTTGTGGTCTATATCCACATAGCCCAGCGGCAGGTAGTCTAACACGTAAGCATAATCCTCATACTCAACATGTTTGGGCCTTCTCTTATGCGTGTTACGTCCATAAGATGGGTATCCTCTCATTGTCACTCCCCCAGAAAATATACCCTCTACCGCTTTTTATACTTTTGTGCTTAGAAGTGGAGCATAAAAATATAAATTAAAAGAGGGTCACTCCTTTTTGTATGGAGCTAAAATCTCAACAATTTTCTCTGCCTCTTCCTTTGTAGGCATGTACTCCTCTTTAGCAAAGATAACGCGAATGTCAAAGTAGTCCTCAGGCATTATGTCTAGGATTTTAGTGGCAATTCTCTCGTCCATCCATTCAAAAGCTTCCATGAGTTTTTGTTTAGCTTCGTCAGCCTTTTCGGGCTCTATCTTGGAGAACCTCTCCGTGTGCTCCAAGCTTAACTTAGCCTCATAGTTTAGAGGCTCCTCTGGGTTAATCTTGAGCCCTTCTTCAAGCTGCTTCTTTAAGATTACCTGGGCCTCTGCAATGGTAAGATATTTTTCATTAATCTTTTTTCTCCCTATCATTTTAGGTCACTTTTGTGGTCTTAAGTGAATTGGGTGGATGAAAAATGTCTTAGTCTTTCCACCATCCATTAATTGGACGACGTAAGCGTTTCCTCTCTTGCCAACTACTGTTCCTGTCCTTCCGTGGAACCTTGGGTCCGGCATACCCTTGTGATAGCTTGGCTCGATAACTATGTGAACCTTTTGGCCAACCTCAAACTCCTTGAGGAATCTAGTTAGTGGGGGAAGTCCTCTTCTCCTTGGGTGCTTACTGAGCTTACCCCTTGTTTTTCTCCTTATTGTGTGGGCTTTTTGCACCATTTTCAATCACCTCTACATTTATCACATCTAAAGCTTCGCAAATCGCGCGTTTACCAATTATTTCGGATACGGAAGGGGTCGTTCGCCCCATATCTCCAGATATAAGCTCTTTTATATACAATCCACCATCGCAAAATATTCTCAGCTTAATATGTTTTCCATCAATCACTTTGCCGTCCACTTTATAAACTTTTCTAACCCTCGTTAAATCGCTTCTCCTCCGTAAAACCCTTCTTGGAGTTCTTTGGTGGATGGTCGCGTTAGTAAGAGTTTTGACGATTTTATCCAAATCCTTCTCTTCAACGCCGTCTTCAACATAAACTACTGCTTCATATTCCTTCCTGTGGTTTTGAGTCAAAATCTCTTCCATAGTTTTATAGTCTACGAATCGCAGACCAAAAACCTCAACTTTTTCGCTGCTGTTTATCTCTTTAGCGAGATCTTCCAACACCGCTTTTCTCTTTATCGGGTTCTTAATTTCGACGATAAACGGTCTTCCGCTTCCAAGCATCCTCACATCGATATCTTCTCTCCCAGCACCGTGAAAAACAGCTTTTCCTCTAAATGCCTCTGCAAAGGGCCTGCATATTATTGAGGCAACGCTTTCTTTGTAGCCCTTAAAAGGTGTTTGGGGGATTCCTCTAACAAGCTTTCTATAGCGGCCGTAAATGTAAATGGGCTTGCTTTGAATTTTGATCTCTTCGGTATATGGCTCGATTATAAAGATCACGTCTGGATTCTTTTTATTAACTGGTTTTTGGAAGAGCAATTCTAAAGCCTTGCCTACCTCACGGTTGAACTCTCTATTTATGGGCTCTGCATAGTCCAGTTCAAACTCCTCTACAATAGCCCTTTCTTTTTCGAGTATATCTTTTGGAAAACTTGAACCAATTAAAAAGCTATCGAACTCAAGACCAAGCTTTAGCGCTTTATCATAGCACTTCTGAGCGAAATAGTCCCGTTTCTTAAATATATTGCCACACAGCTCACATGTTTGGGGCTCTTTTATTGGGGATTGTTTATTAGCCTCCCGCTCCATATTAAGGACATTCCTTATTGCCTCTCCCCTCTCGGAGTTTTTTCCTTTTCCCAACTTGGCAAAGCATCTTCCTAAGCAGTTGTTGCACAGTTCGTGATTTTCAAGTATCCTCTCGGCTTTTTCGATTATCATGCTCTCACCTCAGAGTGAAGTTTATAATCACTCTCGCAAACTAATTGTGATGCCTATGATGACAAGAAGGCAGAAGATAATAAAACTTTTGGAGGAGAGGGACTACAGTGTGAGCGAGCTTGCCCTACTATTGGACATGCGGGGTAGGGGAAGCGGGAAAATTATTCTTGAAGACCTGAGGGCAATTGCTAGGGCATTAAAGCGTGAGGGGAAAGTCCTTTTAATACAGCCGGCCCAATGTAAGAACTGCGGCTTTGTCTTTAAATCAGAAATAAAAATCCCATCCAAATGTCCAAAGTGCCGTTCCAGCTGGATTGAGGAGCCGAGGTTTAAAATTTCGGTGAAATAGTTTTGTCATTCTTTCAAACTATTCTCTGTTTTAACTGCAATTTTTGCCACTAATTCAACCTTAAGGTTTATATTAAATGGGCATAAACTATTGGCGGAGCACGCTAATTAGTCTCATCGATGGAGGTCAGGAACATGAGGAAAGTTGAGCGCTTTATGAAGGAGAAGGGAATTAATGTCGGTGATTACATCAGGGTTATTGAAAGGGAGAACGGGAGCACGGCAGAATACGAAGGAGT from Palaeococcus pacificus DY20341 includes:
- a CDS encoding 50S ribosomal protein L21e, which gives rise to MVQKAHTIRRKTRGKLSKHPRRRGLPPLTRFLKEFEVGQKVHIVIEPSYHKGMPDPRFHGRTGTVVGKRGNAYVVQLMDGGKTKTFFIHPIHLRPQK
- a CDS encoding transcriptional regulator, yielding MMTRRQKIIKLLEERDYSVSELALLLDMRGRGSGKIILEDLRAIARALKREGKVLLIQPAQCKNCGFVFKSEIKIPSKCPKCRSSWIEEPRFKISVK
- a CDS encoding radical SAM protein; the protein is MIVAIIDGYTDEPAGLGVPPYLGIYPRYAYGAIKKANPKANVFYLTIDDLRFTFEGEHGIKTRNKTPNVFKTKEILQKAELIIYIGGLHTPGKYLSAVPSQVEEVAKFLKPFEGVKILGGPAFMGSAHEGGTKIGSRELMLANQIFDYIAYGDLEAFLYDYLTNPKDANPFRFRTYEELKDYALLGAEVVKQFPDYPNFVIVEIETQRGCPKAAGIGGCSFCTEPLRYKLIADRPIEDIVKEVEALYKLGVVHFRIGRQSCIFSYMAKPNGRVPIPNPDALEKLFKGIRSVAPDVKTLHVDNANPAVIANYPEESTRIAKALIKYGTPGNVVAFGLESADPKVAKKNNLNATADETYEAVKILNEVGAKRSYNGMPWLLPGINILFGLPGETKKSYEITFQFLKRLLDDGLLVRRINIRQVVVFPGTPLWYLREKVKTEKHKALTKHYKYKIRHEIDFPMLKRLVPVGTILRDVRAEVYDNGLTYGRQIGSYPLIVGIPKEIELNRFYDVLIVGHGFRSITGIPIPINVNKESSKVLSYLPGIGKKRVVKILSKRPFKSKDEVLTIVEDPKNREMLKDIISLE
- a CDS encoding RNA polymerase Rpb4 family protein; translated protein: MIGRKKINEKYLTIAEAQVILKKQLEEGLKINPEEPLNYEAKLSLEHTERFSKIEPEKADEAKQKLMEAFEWMDERIATKILDIMPEDYFDIRVIFAKEEYMPTKEEAEKIVEILAPYKKE
- a CDS encoding tRNA pseudouridine(54/55) synthase Pus10 encodes the protein MIIEKAERILENHELCNNCLGRCFAKLGKGKNSERGEAIRNVLNMEREANKQSPIKEPQTCELCGNIFKKRDYFAQKCYDKALKLGLEFDSFLIGSSFPKDILEKERAIVEEFELDYAEPINREFNREVGKALELLFQKPVNKKNPDVIFIIEPYTEEIKIQSKPIYIYGRYRKLVRGIPQTPFKGYKESVASIICRPFAEAFRGKAVFHGAGREDIDVRMLGSGRPFIVEIKNPIKRKAVLEDLAKEINSSEKVEVFGLRFVDYKTMEEILTQNHRKEYEAVVYVEDGVEEKDLDKIVKTLTNATIHQRTPRRVLRRRSDLTRVRKVYKVDGKVIDGKHIKLRIFCDGGLYIKELISGDMGRTTPSVSEIIGKRAICEALDVINVEVIENGAKSPHNKEKNKG
- the rsmA gene encoding 16S rRNA (adenine(1518)-N(6)/adenine(1519)-N(6))-dimethyltransferase RsmA, whose translation is MLNPRVFELLSKYGIRPNTDLGQNFLIVEDIIKREVERAEIKENETVLEIGPGLGVLTDELSRVAKKVYAIEKDSRVIEILKNEYKWSNVEIINADALKIEFPPFDKIVSNLPYQISSPITFKFLKYDFKKAVLIYQLEFAQRMVAKPGDKNYSRLSVMVQAKANAALVERIGKGAFYPKPKVDSAVIIMEPKPKKEQIILNENLVKALFQHKRKIASKALKDSYHMFGLTKEEFKKVRKIFDRVPHAKKRVFHLDIIDIKEIEEFLKENGIIEA
- a CDS encoding DUF655 domain-containing protein, with translation MRGYPSYGRNTHKRRPKHVEYEDYAYVLDYLPLGYVDIDHNRVIEKEPLAQVIGEKAFTLLEVVPKTDLMLYERVFIGKGVRDKILKINRKIHFDDLTPTAKAELHYVVEEIVKNNEERFIKFFNMAPPITNRLHSLELLPGIGKKHMWEILEQRKVKPFESFDDLKHRVKGLPDPIKMISKRILDEIEGKDKYRLFVGHNRLFRA